One region of Paucibacter aquatile genomic DNA includes:
- a CDS encoding DNA/RNA non-specific endonuclease, translating to MRSPIYRYLSPAALVCGSLWHVPGSAGAISTEVASLPSSFASCPKFFVQQQAPVIARNPQLRELCYDSFAVLHSGATKTPVFAAQRLNRQALGGIKRQKSDRFFADARLPRTERAELEDYKRSGYSRGHLAPSGDMATEVALAQSFSLANMVPQSIRHNSGAWSKIEQDTRKYVLRAQGDVYVITGAVFAGSNTRIGDNGVHVPSHLFKLVYDGQTRQAWVHWQANRDDEVAGKPISYQELVRRTGVQWLPPGATRP from the coding sequence ATGCGTTCGCCGATCTACCGATACCTATCACCAGCGGCACTCGTCTGCGGATCTCTTTGGCATGTGCCTGGAAGTGCCGGGGCCATCAGCACGGAAGTGGCTAGCCTGCCGAGCTCTTTCGCAAGCTGCCCGAAGTTTTTCGTACAACAGCAAGCACCGGTCATAGCTCGCAATCCGCAGCTGCGCGAGCTCTGCTACGACAGCTTTGCGGTGCTGCATAGCGGGGCTACAAAAACGCCCGTCTTTGCGGCGCAGCGACTCAACAGGCAGGCCCTGGGCGGGATCAAGCGTCAAAAGTCAGACCGGTTCTTTGCAGATGCACGACTCCCTCGCACAGAGCGAGCCGAGCTTGAAGACTACAAGCGGTCAGGCTACTCCCGAGGACATCTGGCACCCTCGGGCGATATGGCCACTGAAGTGGCGCTCGCGCAGTCCTTCTCGCTGGCCAATATGGTGCCGCAGTCGATTCGGCACAATTCCGGGGCTTGGTCCAAGATCGAACAGGACACGCGAAAGTACGTACTGCGCGCCCAGGGCGACGTCTATGTAATCACCGGGGCGGTTTTTGCTGGAAGCAATACGCGGATCGGTGACAACGGCGTTCATGTACCAAGCCACCTGTTCAAACTGGTGTACGACGGTCAAACTCGGCAAGCCTGGGTTCACTGGCAAGCCAACCGTGACGACGAAGTCGCCGGAAAACCGATCAGCTACCAAGAATTGGTACGACGTACGGGCGTCCAATGGTTGCCGCCGGGGGCCACAAGACCTTAA
- a CDS encoding type II toxin-antitoxin system CcdA family antitoxin: MINPSKPRTTKVRVSSKLLARAAQLGVNISEAAEQGIADAVAKSVAAKWLQENQDALLSSNAFVEEHGVPLARFRQF, from the coding sequence ATGATTAATCCATCGAAGCCGCGAACGACCAAGGTCAGAGTCAGCAGCAAGCTACTCGCGCGCGCAGCCCAGCTTGGCGTCAATATCTCCGAAGCGGCCGAGCAGGGCATTGCCGATGCAGTAGCAAAGAGCGTGGCCGCTAAATGGCTCCAAGAGAATCAGGATGCACTGCTGAGCTCAAATGCGTTCGTCGAGGAGCACGGTGTGCCGCTCGCGAGGTTTCGACAGTTTTGA
- the hsdR gene encoding type I restriction-modification system endonuclease, with protein MGSPSNFSFLAEHAPLLADLGLTAEKLYPFDPASCVLKLRLMGEALAQEIAARLGLQLQQPTQAELLRAVDHRLGLDPQVKQMFHLLRQRGNTAAHELQHDIGYREGIETLKVARELAVWFHRSFGKNAAFKPGPFVLPDDPSSQLVRLQAQIDALRTALQTAEHSQSSQAELAQLLEAQAAQERAMALRAQEDRQIYEALAVEASERYAALKVEFDARVRSADRAASADEVSDFAERASQAAKKVQMDEAATRLIIDRQLIEAGWEADTVNLTHAKGARPERGRNRAIAEWPTQGKQSADYMLFAGMTPVAAVEAKRLNTNVAGKIEQAERYARGLSLEPEHQPAWQLAGLQGPWPDGQGGQFFVPFAYSCNGRPLVKQSPEHSGTWHRDLRHPSHLKRALENFHSPDGLLDCLKRDRAAAQALLEKESFAYLRLRAYQERAIQEVESALAKGQRNCLLAMATGTGKTRTIIGLMYRFLKAERFKRILFLVDRTALGDQAMDAFNEAPLEQNQTLSSNYTIADLGDMAPEAATRVHVATVQAMVKRVFSSDQPPSVDAYDCIIVDEAHRGYTLDQEMTEGELAVRDQAQYLSSYRRVLDYFDAVKIGLTATPARHTTDIFGKPVYTYSYREAVADDWLIDHEPPVRYQTVLSQNGIHFTKGESVEAINMGTGEIEAAELEDELHFDLGSFNKRVINEDFNRVICDALAQELDPNGEEKAMIFCATDAHADMVKRLLDDAFKAVHGEQYNEAAVRKITGASDKVDQLIRLYKNERFPSIAITVDLLTTGIDVPKICHLVFLRRVRSRILYEQMIGRATRRCDEIGKTVFTIHDPVDLYASLQQVNTMQPLVKDPKVSIEQLIDELNNPASYEAPGSGEGRSHAHDVLDQLNQKLMRVLRKAAHAGEKRPKLQAHLAALEQHWGVPPDQLHRHLHELGEKQGPRAAAEFLRNSTRLLTQLAEVQELLGTAYMPILSNHTDELISREQSWGRHSKPEDYLDSFADFVLRQVNQSAALAAVVQRPKDLTREQLKQVRLLLDEHGYSEANLKAAWRNKSNQDIAASILGFIRQAALGEALVPFTDRVATAMQRIYAKRPWTPVQRKWLDRLAKQLTHEVVMDTSFVNDAFAQDGGVKQLDKLLGGELDQVLTDLAASLWKDAA; from the coding sequence ATGGGAAGCCCCTCGAACTTCAGCTTTCTTGCAGAGCATGCGCCGCTGCTTGCCGATCTCGGCTTGACCGCGGAAAAGTTGTATCCCTTCGACCCCGCGAGCTGCGTGCTCAAGCTGCGACTGATGGGCGAGGCGCTGGCACAGGAAATCGCCGCCCGGCTCGGGCTGCAGCTGCAGCAGCCTACCCAGGCGGAACTCTTGCGCGCGGTGGATCATCGTTTGGGCCTGGACCCACAGGTCAAACAGATGTTCCATCTGCTCCGCCAGCGCGGCAACACTGCGGCGCACGAGCTCCAGCACGACATCGGTTACCGCGAGGGTATTGAAACACTGAAGGTCGCTCGCGAGCTTGCGGTTTGGTTCCACCGCAGCTTCGGCAAGAACGCCGCCTTCAAGCCCGGCCCTTTTGTCCTGCCAGATGATCCCAGCAGCCAGCTGGTGCGCTTGCAGGCTCAGATTGATGCCCTCCGCACCGCGCTGCAGACCGCAGAGCACTCGCAATCCAGCCAGGCAGAACTCGCCCAACTCCTCGAAGCTCAGGCCGCCCAGGAGCGCGCCATGGCGCTGCGCGCCCAGGAGGATCGCCAGATCTACGAAGCGCTGGCGGTCGAGGCCAGCGAGCGATATGCCGCGCTCAAGGTCGAGTTCGACGCCCGGGTCCGCTCGGCAGACCGAGCAGCGAGCGCGGATGAAGTGAGCGATTTCGCCGAGCGCGCCAGCCAAGCCGCCAAGAAGGTGCAAATGGATGAGGCTGCCACCCGCCTCATCATCGATCGCCAGCTCATTGAAGCGGGCTGGGAGGCGGACACCGTCAACCTGACCCACGCCAAGGGCGCCCGCCCGGAGCGGGGCCGGAATCGTGCCATCGCGGAGTGGCCCACCCAGGGCAAGCAGAGCGCGGATTACATGCTCTTTGCTGGGATGACGCCGGTCGCCGCCGTCGAAGCCAAACGGTTGAACACCAACGTCGCGGGCAAGATTGAGCAAGCTGAGCGCTATGCGCGCGGCTTGAGCCTGGAGCCCGAGCATCAGCCCGCCTGGCAGCTGGCTGGCCTCCAAGGACCCTGGCCGGATGGCCAGGGCGGTCAATTCTTCGTGCCATTCGCCTACTCCTGCAATGGCCGCCCCTTGGTCAAGCAGAGCCCGGAGCACAGCGGTACCTGGCACCGCGACCTTCGCCATCCTTCCCATTTGAAGCGGGCGCTGGAGAACTTCCACTCGCCCGATGGCTTGCTGGATTGCCTGAAGCGCGACCGGGCGGCCGCCCAGGCCCTGCTGGAGAAAGAAAGCTTCGCCTACCTGCGCCTGCGTGCCTACCAGGAGCGAGCCATTCAAGAGGTCGAGTCGGCGCTCGCGAAGGGTCAAAGAAACTGCCTGCTCGCCATGGCGACTGGCACCGGCAAGACCCGCACCATCATCGGCCTGATGTACCGCTTCCTGAAGGCTGAGCGCTTCAAGCGCATCCTGTTCCTGGTGGACCGCACCGCTCTGGGCGACCAGGCCATGGATGCCTTCAACGAGGCACCCCTGGAACAGAATCAAACGCTCTCAAGCAACTACACCATCGCTGACCTGGGCGATATGGCGCCAGAGGCCGCAACACGCGTGCATGTCGCGACAGTGCAGGCCATGGTCAAGCGTGTGTTCAGCAGCGATCAGCCGCCCAGCGTGGATGCGTATGACTGCATCATCGTTGACGAAGCCCACCGCGGCTACACCCTCGACCAGGAGATGACCGAGGGCGAATTGGCGGTGCGTGATCAGGCGCAATACCTCTCCAGCTACCGCCGTGTGCTCGACTACTTTGACGCGGTAAAGATCGGCCTCACCGCCACCCCCGCCCGCCACACGACCGACATTTTCGGCAAGCCTGTCTACACCTACTCCTACCGCGAAGCCGTGGCGGACGACTGGTTGATCGACCATGAGCCCCCCGTCCGCTACCAGACTGTGCTGAGCCAGAACGGCATCCACTTTACCAAGGGCGAGTCGGTCGAGGCCATCAATATGGGCACCGGCGAGATCGAAGCCGCCGAGCTTGAAGACGAGCTCCACTTCGATCTGGGCAGCTTCAACAAGCGGGTGATCAACGAGGATTTCAACCGCGTCATCTGCGACGCACTGGCCCAGGAGCTTGATCCCAATGGCGAAGAAAAGGCCATGATCTTCTGTGCCACCGATGCCCATGCCGACATGGTCAAGCGTCTGCTCGATGACGCCTTCAAGGCGGTGCATGGCGAGCAGTACAACGAAGCCGCAGTCCGCAAGATCACGGGTGCATCGGATAAGGTGGACCAGCTGATCCGCCTCTACAAGAACGAACGCTTTCCCAGCATCGCCATAACGGTGGACTTGCTGACCACGGGCATCGACGTGCCCAAGATCTGCCACCTGGTCTTTCTGCGTCGCGTGCGCTCCCGCATCTTGTATGAGCAGATGATCGGCCGCGCCACGCGCCGTTGCGACGAGATCGGTAAAACCGTCTTCACCATCCACGACCCGGTGGACCTGTACGCCTCGCTGCAGCAGGTCAACACCATGCAGCCCTTGGTCAAGGACCCCAAGGTCAGCATCGAGCAGCTGATCGATGAACTGAACAATCCAGCCAGCTACGAAGCCCCGGGCAGTGGAGAGGGCCGATCGCACGCCCACGACGTGCTCGACCAGCTCAACCAGAAGCTGATGCGCGTGCTGCGCAAGGCCGCTCACGCCGGCGAGAAGCGCCCCAAGCTGCAGGCGCACCTGGCCGCGCTGGAGCAGCATTGGGGCGTGCCACCCGATCAGCTGCATCGCCATCTTCATGAGTTGGGCGAGAAGCAGGGCCCGCGAGCTGCCGCTGAGTTCCTCCGCAACAGCACCCGCCTGCTGACCCAGCTCGCCGAGGTGCAAGAGTTGCTGGGAACCGCTTACATGCCCATCCTGTCCAACCACACCGACGAGCTGATCTCCCGAGAGCAGAGCTGGGGCCGCCACAGCAAGCCCGAGGATTACCTCGACAGCTTCGCTGACTTCGTGTTGCGCCAAGTCAACCAGTCCGCTGCCCTGGCGGCCGTAGTGCAGCGACCGAAGGACCTAACGCGCGAGCAGCTCAAGCAGGTGCGCCTGCTGCTTGATGAGCACGGCTACTCCGAAGCCAACCTCAAGGCCGCCTGGCGCAACAAGAGCAACCAGGACATCGCCGCCAGCATCCTCGGCTTCATCCGTCAGGCCGCCCTGGGCGAGGCACTCGTGCCCTTCACCGATCGGGTGGCCACAGCCATGCAGCGCATCTACGCCAAACGCCCCTGGACGCCGGTGCAGCGAAAATGGCTGGATCGTCTCGCCAAGCAGCTCACACATGAGGTGGTGATGGACACCAGCTTCGTCAACGACGCTTTCGCCCAGGACGGGGGCGTCAAGCAGCTTGACAAGCTTTTGGGCGGTGAACTTGATCAAGTGCTTACTGATCTTGCTGCCTCGCTCTGGAAAGACGCCGCTTGA
- a CDS encoding TonB-dependent receptor, with translation MSSRYKSVFSRTALSIAAALVAGAPAMAQTAPASESETASPRAKEDTVRLGTISVVGQGKLAGGQMVQDDSVKGRSTITKAAMEKELGTGNVLQSIALLPGVNTYNYDATGMFGGDVSIRGFASDQIGFTVNGVPVNDSGGYAFYAQEMIDKENVCTASVAQGSPELESPNSGATGGSVSMITCDPTDTRRVRFSQTLGGLNLKRTFVRFDSGRFANDKAKVFLSYSHAEVDKWKGIGSGKKDHIDAGFSLDLNADNKILGSILYNRMVNQNIQTLSLTQLNQYGYYYDYSPTNIGQKTPGPGAQVDIAQPTTAAGSGIYYGLALNPFENVIASVSGSFKLAEDTYLKVQPYMWYGFGNGGWSRLLLSESTGLMGGAKDINGDGDTLDTVALGRASVTKTNRPGVTAEVSTTMGNHYLKAGLWYERAAHRQTQPAVRLNDDGTATDKWLRDNCVQRVDGTCYEGRDSKTISTVYQLYLNDQISLLNDRAFINLGLKLPSVTRDVTNYANETKVPNYTVVNGIYTAGTATSKTFNIERTFREVLPQLGARFNIDKKQHLFANVSKNFRAPPNYAYQVSSSGVYVASINGGPVQPILEVKSETSTMIDAGYRFQSRDLSLSVTLFNSDFKNRQVQATDPETLVSTYLNAGGTKNSGLELELGSGVFNGFSAYGSLTLQKSKMKEDLRVTTTGYLPTKGKQFGKTPEKMASLSLQYEQGPIYLRLKGKYTGAQFVDLMNQQEAPSYTSADFDAGYKFSNWGMLKNPQLRLNISNIGNTKYRSPSSVITNAAATTLNGSGANYNPSTSFYYLGAPRLTALTFSVDVE, from the coding sequence ATGAGCAGCAGGTACAAGTCGGTTTTTTCTAGGACGGCGCTGAGCATCGCCGCCGCACTCGTGGCGGGCGCGCCTGCCATGGCACAAACTGCCCCCGCATCAGAGAGCGAGACGGCCTCGCCCCGCGCCAAGGAGGACACGGTCCGTCTAGGCACGATTTCTGTGGTGGGCCAAGGCAAGCTCGCCGGCGGCCAGATGGTCCAGGATGACTCGGTCAAGGGCCGTAGCACCATCACCAAAGCTGCGATGGAGAAGGAACTCGGCACCGGCAACGTGTTGCAGAGCATTGCCCTGCTGCCCGGCGTGAACACCTACAACTACGACGCCACTGGCATGTTCGGCGGCGACGTCAGCATCCGCGGCTTCGCGTCCGACCAGATCGGCTTCACGGTGAATGGCGTGCCGGTTAACGACTCGGGCGGCTACGCCTTTTATGCTCAAGAAATGATCGACAAGGAGAACGTCTGCACCGCTTCGGTGGCCCAAGGCTCTCCTGAACTGGAGTCGCCCAACAGCGGTGCCACTGGCGGTTCGGTGAGCATGATCACCTGCGATCCCACCGACACTCGCCGCGTCCGATTCAGCCAGACCCTCGGAGGCCTGAACCTGAAGCGTACCTTCGTGCGTTTTGACTCGGGTCGCTTCGCCAACGACAAGGCCAAGGTGTTCCTGAGCTATTCGCACGCCGAAGTCGATAAGTGGAAGGGCATTGGATCCGGCAAGAAGGACCACATTGACGCAGGCTTCTCGCTCGATCTGAACGCAGACAACAAGATTCTGGGTTCGATTCTGTACAACCGGATGGTCAACCAAAACATCCAAACGCTCAGCCTGACCCAATTGAACCAGTACGGGTACTACTATGACTACTCGCCCACCAACATCGGGCAGAAGACGCCAGGCCCAGGCGCCCAAGTAGACATTGCCCAGCCGACCACCGCAGCCGGGTCGGGCATCTATTACGGCTTGGCGCTCAACCCGTTCGAGAACGTGATCGCGTCGGTGTCGGGCTCGTTCAAACTCGCCGAGGACACCTACCTGAAGGTGCAGCCCTACATGTGGTACGGCTTCGGCAATGGCGGCTGGTCGCGCCTGCTGCTTTCGGAAAGCACCGGCCTGATGGGTGGTGCGAAAGACATCAACGGTGACGGTGACACGCTAGACACCGTGGCTCTCGGTCGCGCCAGCGTGACCAAGACCAACCGCCCCGGCGTTACTGCCGAAGTGAGCACCACGATGGGCAACCATTACCTGAAGGCCGGCCTGTGGTACGAGCGAGCCGCTCACCGTCAAACTCAGCCCGCGGTGCGACTGAATGATGACGGCACGGCGACCGACAAATGGCTGCGGGACAACTGCGTTCAACGCGTCGACGGCACTTGCTATGAAGGCCGCGACAGCAAGACGATCAGCACGGTCTACCAGCTCTATCTGAACGACCAGATCAGCCTGCTGAACGACCGCGCGTTCATCAACCTGGGCCTGAAGCTTCCCAGCGTGACGCGTGATGTCACCAATTACGCCAACGAAACCAAGGTCCCGAATTACACGGTGGTCAATGGCATTTACACCGCCGGGACCGCGACCAGCAAGACCTTCAACATCGAACGCACCTTCCGCGAAGTGCTGCCGCAGTTGGGCGCTCGCTTCAACATCGACAAGAAGCAACACCTCTTCGCAAACGTGTCGAAGAACTTCCGTGCGCCGCCGAACTACGCATACCAGGTCAGTTCCAGCGGTGTCTATGTGGCGTCCATCAACGGCGGCCCGGTGCAGCCTATTCTGGAAGTCAAGTCGGAAACCTCGACGATGATCGACGCAGGCTATCGCTTCCAGTCTCGCGATCTGTCGCTGTCCGTCACACTGTTCAATTCCGACTTCAAGAATCGTCAGGTTCAAGCGACAGATCCAGAAACACTGGTCAGCACCTACTTGAATGCCGGTGGCACGAAGAACAGCGGCCTGGAGTTGGAACTGGGCAGCGGAGTCTTCAACGGCTTCTCTGCCTATGGATCGCTGACGCTCCAGAAGAGCAAGATGAAGGAAGACCTGCGAGTCACCACCACGGGCTACCTGCCAACGAAGGGCAAGCAATTCGGCAAGACGCCGGAGAAGATGGCCTCGCTGTCGCTGCAGTACGAGCAAGGTCCGATCTACCTGCGCCTGAAGGGCAAGTACACCGGCGCGCAGTTCGTCGACTTGATGAACCAGCAAGAGGCTCCCAGCTACACCTCGGCTGACTTTGACGCCGGCTACAAGTTCTCGAACTGGGGCATGCTGAAGAACCCGCAACTGCGTTTGAACATCAGCAACATCGGCAACACCAAGTACCGCAGCCCTTCGTCGGTCATTACAAATGCAGCTGCGACAACGCTGAATGGCTCCGGCGCCAACTACAACCCATCCACCTCGTTCTACTACCTGGGCGCCCCCCGCCTGACCGCGCTGACTTTCAGCGTGGACGTCGAGTAA
- a CDS encoding DUF3892 domain-containing protein, with the protein MADVRITCILKSYPQGGHDHITNVGNPAGNWMWPVAQVVESIDNKTNTFFVLDPVSGKRADVGVVRPGNHAPYLRTYANGVWNDNLLSLNFCPWDAAA; encoded by the coding sequence ATGGCTGATGTTCGCATCACCTGTATTTTGAAGTCGTATCCCCAGGGCGGCCACGACCACATCACGAATGTCGGTAACCCAGCCGGCAATTGGATGTGGCCCGTGGCACAGGTCGTCGAAAGCATTGACAACAAGACCAACACATTCTTCGTGCTGGACCCGGTCTCGGGCAAGCGCGCAGATGTCGGTGTCGTGCGCCCCGGTAATCATGCGCCGTATTTGCGCACCTACGCCAATGGCGTTTGGAACGACAACTTGTTGTCGTTGAACTTCTGCCCGTGGGACGCCGCGGCATAA
- a CDS encoding GIY-YIG nuclease family protein produces the protein MKYLTAHLPESPGIYVVLNVRDGRRMVGVTKNVRKRATVHFGQIKAGKCQNRLLRRAAELAHFDDFQVICVQEIDGNLRHAQRAMLEYAWAVRLRSCREDTGYNLAAGAHWTPGARFRVTEERMEKFGRYMQLSHVDHWAPINEELLASWCPGVLPNPHVPIGHM, from the coding sequence ATGAAGTATCTAACAGCGCACTTGCCCGAAAGCCCAGGTATCTATGTAGTCTTGAACGTGCGGGATGGCCGTCGCATGGTGGGGGTGACCAAGAATGTGAGAAAACGTGCTACCGTTCATTTTGGACAAATCAAAGCAGGTAAATGCCAAAATCGTTTGCTTCGCCGGGCGGCCGAGCTTGCTCATTTCGATGACTTCCAAGTAATCTGTGTTCAAGAAATTGATGGCAATCTTCGTCATGCTCAGAGAGCGATGTTGGAATATGCCTGGGCGGTGAGGCTTCGGTCATGTCGCGAGGATACCGGCTATAACTTGGCTGCCGGAGCGCACTGGACGCCGGGCGCAAGATTTCGTGTGACTGAGGAGAGAATGGAGAAATTTGGAAGGTATATGCAACTTAGCCATGTGGATCACTGGGCGCCCATTAATGAGGAGCTGTTGGCAAGCTGGTGTCCTGGAGTTCTACCAAACCCACATGTGCCCATCGGGCATATGTGA
- a CDS encoding bifunctional metallophosphatase/5'-nucleotidase — MSIFSINDFHGHIQPKSPTPLMPRLPDPQTGEIKPQPAGGVAYLADALQKLRAPRQHSVFVAAGDLIGASPQLSSLLKDEPTLSALGELGLVATSLGNHELDAGLPELMRKARGECPANGCVWPEFKGPGFPYLAANLLDANSGRALLPSHVIKEVGGYKVAFVGAVTRDTPLVVVPRAITGLRFADEADTLNALVPQLRAEGAQLLVAVMHEGATQAGGANDPSYACPGIQGRGVDIANRLDPAYALIISGHTHQAYTCKIKGRLLVQAGSYGGWITESRLTLDAEGKVLDAQAVNHPVLQSAYQPNPAFVALVQRAAALTAAVRTKPVATLSQGAQRSTRAPFGDGTLGNLVADSQLAYAKKRGAADIALMNPGGIRADLTVEPGRPVTMSDLFAIQPFANELVVMSLSGAQLHELLLRQLPKGDAPPRMLQISHSLRYQWTQDADGSSRLTEVKVDGQPLDLQRNYRVVVNNFMADGGDGLSVLRQGKDRVPLGVDIDAMVEWLSENPAGAMAQIEPGRIRKQ; from the coding sequence TTGAGCATTTTTTCGATCAACGATTTCCACGGGCATATTCAGCCCAAGTCACCCACGCCCCTGATGCCACGGCTGCCGGATCCGCAGACGGGTGAGATCAAGCCTCAGCCCGCTGGTGGCGTGGCCTATCTGGCCGATGCCCTGCAAAAGCTCCGCGCGCCCCGCCAGCACTCGGTGTTTGTGGCTGCAGGCGATTTGATCGGCGCTTCGCCGCAGCTCTCGTCCCTGCTCAAGGATGAGCCGACCCTGAGTGCGCTGGGTGAACTTGGCCTGGTCGCTACATCGTTGGGCAACCATGAGTTGGATGCAGGCCTGCCTGAGCTGATGCGCAAGGCGCGCGGTGAATGCCCCGCGAATGGCTGCGTCTGGCCCGAATTCAAGGGCCCGGGCTTTCCGTACCTGGCGGCCAATCTCCTGGATGCCAACAGCGGCCGGGCCCTGCTGCCCAGCCATGTGATCAAGGAGGTGGGCGGGTACAAGGTCGCTTTCGTGGGTGCTGTGACCCGCGACACACCCCTGGTCGTGGTGCCGCGCGCCATCACTGGTCTGCGCTTCGCTGACGAAGCGGACACCCTGAACGCCTTGGTGCCACAACTGCGTGCCGAGGGCGCGCAATTGCTGGTGGCGGTGATGCACGAAGGCGCCACCCAGGCCGGGGGCGCCAATGATCCGAGCTATGCCTGCCCGGGCATTCAAGGGCGTGGCGTGGACATCGCCAACCGGCTCGATCCGGCCTATGCCCTGATCATCAGTGGCCACACCCACCAAGCCTACACCTGCAAGATCAAGGGCCGCCTGCTGGTGCAAGCCGGCAGCTACGGCGGATGGATCACCGAAAGCCGCCTGACCTTGGACGCCGAAGGCAAGGTGCTGGATGCGCAGGCGGTCAACCATCCGGTGCTGCAATCGGCTTACCAGCCGAATCCGGCGTTTGTGGCCCTGGTGCAGCGCGCGGCGGCCCTCACGGCTGCGGTGCGCACCAAGCCGGTGGCGACGCTGAGCCAAGGCGCTCAGCGCAGCACTCGCGCGCCGTTTGGCGATGGCACGCTGGGCAATCTGGTGGCCGACTCTCAGCTGGCCTACGCCAAAAAGCGTGGTGCAGCGGACATCGCCCTGATGAACCCGGGTGGCATTCGCGCCGACCTCACAGTGGAACCGGGGCGACCCGTGACCATGAGCGATCTGTTTGCCATCCAACCCTTCGCCAACGAGCTGGTGGTGATGAGCCTCAGCGGCGCACAGTTGCATGAGCTCTTGCTGCGCCAATTGCCCAAGGGTGATGCCCCGCCGCGAATGCTGCAGATTTCCCACAGCTTGCGCTACCAGTGGACGCAGGATGCCGATGGCAGCTCGCGCCTGACCGAGGTCAAAGTCGACGGCCAACCCTTGGACCTGCAGCGCAACTACCGCGTCGTGGTCAACAACTTCATGGCCGATGGCGGCGATGGCCTGAGCGTGTTGCGCCAGGGCAAGGACCGCGTGCCTCTGGGCGTGGACATCGACGCCATGGTCGAGTGGCTGTCCGAGAACCCTGCGGGCGCGATGGCACAGATCGAGCCGGGTCGGATTCGCAAGCAGTAA
- a CDS encoding class I SAM-dependent DNA methyltransferase yields MTTSDIVQKLWNLCDVLRDDGINYSDYVTELVLLLFIKMEFENTESGILQAHKLPDYARWPEFTRRSGLNLLTHYKTSLLQLSQSPDPLIAAIYADAQTSLKEPRHLEQLIKSLDSIDWFSAKQDGLGDLYEGLLEKNANETKSGAGQYFTPRPLIDSIIHLIKPQAGETIQDPAAGTAGFLIAADSYIRSQTDDLYNLSEKQRQFQRNRAYLGMELVSSTRRLALMNCLLHGMEGDDEGVVHIGNTLGSSGSSLPKSDIMLSNPPFGTAKGGGGPTRDDLTYATSNKQLAFLQHIVRHMKDGGRAAVVLPDNVLFESGVGADIRRDLMNKCRLHTILRLPTGIFYAQGVKTNVLFFQKVSQAATGSTQEVWVYDMRANAPKFGKRTPLTRTHFAEFEATFGEDANGKSERHDQGEAGRFRRFSREWIAKEKGDSLDIAWLKDENAEDAADLPEPAVLAREAVDELTAAVEELEAILAELGEAESI; encoded by the coding sequence ATGACCACCTCCGACATCGTCCAGAAACTCTGGAACCTTTGCGACGTCCTTCGCGACGACGGCATCAACTACAGCGACTACGTCACCGAGCTGGTGCTGTTGCTCTTCATCAAGATGGAGTTCGAGAACACCGAGAGCGGCATCCTGCAGGCGCACAAGCTGCCCGACTACGCCCGCTGGCCTGAGTTCACCCGCCGCTCGGGCCTGAACCTGCTGACGCACTACAAAACCAGCCTGCTGCAGCTTTCGCAAAGTCCCGACCCGCTGATCGCCGCCATCTACGCCGACGCGCAGACCAGCCTCAAGGAGCCCCGCCACCTGGAGCAGCTGATCAAGAGCCTGGACAGCATCGACTGGTTCAGCGCCAAGCAGGACGGTCTGGGCGACCTCTACGAAGGCTTGCTGGAGAAAAACGCCAACGAGACCAAGAGCGGTGCCGGCCAGTACTTCACCCCGCGCCCCCTGATCGACAGCATCATCCACCTGATCAAGCCCCAGGCCGGCGAGACCATCCAGGACCCCGCCGCGGGCACTGCGGGCTTCCTCATCGCCGCCGACAGCTACATCCGCAGCCAGACCGACGACCTCTACAACCTGAGCGAAAAGCAGCGCCAGTTCCAGCGCAACAGGGCGTACCTGGGCATGGAACTGGTCTCCAGCACCCGTCGCCTGGCGCTGATGAACTGCCTATTGCACGGCATGGAGGGTGACGACGAAGGCGTGGTCCACATCGGCAACACCCTGGGGTCCTCGGGCAGCAGCTTGCCCAAGAGCGACATCATGCTCAGCAACCCGCCTTTTGGCACCGCCAAGGGCGGCGGAGGCCCCACCCGGGACGACCTCACCTACGCCACCAGCAACAAGCAGCTCGCATTCCTGCAGCACATCGTGCGCCACATGAAGGACGGTGGCCGGGCGGCCGTGGTGCTGCCCGACAACGTGCTCTTCGAGAGCGGCGTGGGCGCCGACATCCGCCGCGACCTGATGAACAAGTGCCGCCTGCACACCATCCTGCGCCTGCCCACCGGCATCTTCTACGCCCAGGGCGTGAAGACCAATGTGCTGTTCTTCCAAAAGGTCAGCCAGGCTGCTACCGGCAGCACGCAGGAGGTCTGGGTCTACGACATGCGCGCCAACGCACCCAAGTTTGGCAAGCGAACGCCACTCACGCGCACCCATTTCGCCGAGTTTGAAGCTACCTTTGGCGAGGATGCGAACGGAAAATCTGAGCGGCATGACCAGGGCGAAGCCGGGCGCTTCCGTCGCTTCAGCCGGGAGTGGATTGCCAAAGAGAAGGGCGACAGCCTGGACATCGCCTGGCTCAAGGATGAGAACGCTGAGGATGCGGCTGACTTGCCGGAGCCCGCAGTGCTAGCGCGGGAAGCGGTTGATGAATTGACTGCTGCCGTTGAGGAGCTGGAGGCGATCTTGGCGGAGTTGGGCGAGGCGGAATCGATATGA